The following are encoded together in the Macadamia integrifolia cultivar HAES 741 chromosome 10, SCU_Mint_v3, whole genome shotgun sequence genome:
- the LOC122091504 gene encoding nucleolin-like, whose amino-acid sequence MGSYPYGVSPTLEQQWREEVLYLHSLWHKGPPRNPNPKPISNNLGSSNSTTYKSKANNLGASNSTTFKKGKSKQRVAQKKKDPKPVVSEVEWPCGPDPEPRQETGWPELNPKSDQATRPATAEEQAKFAALHLQQKGLKACQDFFSSNACSDDEEEDLMDDDDDDDEEFKFFLGIFTDDSDLRSYYEKNWESGEFCCLVCGGTGKKVWKRFKNCVALVQHSTAISKTKRRAAHRAFGKTVCRVLGWEIHRLPSIVLSLDGPLGHSNAKAESEVGLKENNAQKEDLHENFVDLVSNDDDEDDDDYTVDDDDDDDDDDSDDNGDDNDGDDDDDDDDDHGEVDSEDHNIGVEKEDFEGKLVGCQAGSKKEEELHQKELTSETVEMKGAYKEEETDYRMNKELVAENQEKEGLQEGL is encoded by the exons ATGGGTTCATACCCGTATGGTGTCTCTCCCACTTTAGAGCAGCAATGGAGGGAAGAAGTTCTTTACCTCCACTCTTTGTGGCACAAGGGACCTCCTAGAaatcctaaccctaaacccatttCAAATAATCTTGGTTCTTCCAATTCTACAACATATAAAAGCAAGGCAAATAATCTTGGTGCCTCCAATTCCACAACGTTCAAGAAGGGGAAAAGCAAACAAAGAGTTgcacagaaaaagaaagatcctAAACCTGTTGTTTCGGAGGTTGAGTGGCCCTGTGGACCAGATCCCGAGCCACGCCAGGAGACTGGATGGCCTGAATTAAATCCCAAATCTGATCAAGCCACCAGGCCAGCTACTGCTGAAGAACAGGCCAAATTCGCCGCACTTCACTTGCAACAGAAGGGCTTGAAAGCTTGCCAAGATTTTTTCTCAAGCAATGCTTGttcagatgatgaagaggaagacttgatggatgatgatgatgatgatgatgaagaattcAAGTTTTTCTTGGGGATTTTTACAGATGACAGTGATTTGAGGAGTTATTATGAGAAGAATTGGGAAAGTGGGGAGTTTTGTTGTTTGGTTTGTGGTGGAACTGGGAAGAAGGTCTGGAAGAGGTTCAAGAATTGCGTTGCACTTGTTCAGCACTCAACAGCAATATCAAAGACTAAGAGAAGGGCAGCACATCGAGCATTTGGGAAGACTGTTTGTCGGGTTCTTGGTTGGGAAATTCATCGACTTCCGAGCATTGTTCTGTCTTTGGATGGGCCACTTGGTCACTCCAATGCCAAAGCAGAATCTGAG GTGGGTTTAAAGGAGAATAATGCTCAAAAGGAAGATCTTCACGAGAACTTTGTAGACCTTGTCAGCAATGATGATGACGAAGACGATGATGATTAtactgttgatgatgatgacgatgacgatgacgatgacagTGATGACAATGGCGATGACAATGacggtgatgatgatgatgatgatgatgatgatcatggAGAGGTGGATTCAGAGGACCACAACATCGGTGTCGAAAAGGAAGATTTTGAAGGCAAACTTGTAGGCTGTCAG GCGGgttcaaagaaagaagaagaacttcaTCAAAAGGAGCTTACCAGTGAAACTGTTGAGATGAAAGGGGCGTATAAAGAGGAAGAGACGGATTACAGG ATGAATAAAGAACTTGTAGCTGAGAATCAGGAGAAAGAAGGCCTTCAAGAGGGATTGTAG